From the genome of Virgibacillus siamensis, one region includes:
- a CDS encoding YpmS family protein, whose product MAERRKRKNNWKRLFFMLFGLNLIIFIAIIALIFWPVSETENPNQENEITQQSSEFIVRTTKQNLNKLVNAYIDKLLEGSNHHYKVTLKDDVHLQGELPVFSTSVPLSMHLEPFVQENGDVILKQKSISIGLLQLPNQKIMEYMKKYLPVPKWVAINPEDEEIYVAVTDMKIKSNFQVGVEHIDLGANNLAFKIKIPYQTLGIEPKEE is encoded by the coding sequence ATGGCGGAACGGAGAAAGCGGAAAAACAATTGGAAACGACTATTTTTTATGCTCTTCGGCCTGAACCTGATTATTTTTATTGCTATCATCGCATTAATTTTCTGGCCGGTATCTGAAACAGAAAATCCGAATCAGGAAAACGAAATCACTCAGCAGAGTTCAGAATTTATTGTACGAACCACCAAGCAGAATTTGAATAAACTGGTCAATGCGTACATTGATAAATTACTGGAAGGATCAAATCATCATTATAAGGTGACATTGAAAGATGATGTTCATCTACAGGGAGAGCTGCCTGTCTTTTCCACATCAGTCCCCCTCTCCATGCACCTGGAGCCATTTGTCCAGGAAAATGGTGATGTTATTCTAAAACAGAAATCCATCTCAATCGGACTGCTGCAGCTTCCAAACCAAAAAATCATGGAGTATATGAAAAAATATTTACCTGTGCCGAAATGGGTTGCAATCAATCCGGAAGATGAAGAAATCTATGTGGCAGTCACTGATATGAAAATCAAAAGTAACTTCCAGGTTGGAGTCGAACATATCGATTTAGGAGCTAACAATCTAGCATTCAAAATAAAAATTCCGTACCAGACATTGGGGATTGAACCGAAAGAAGAATAA
- a CDS encoding helix-turn-helix transcriptional regulator, which yields MERGSNYRLLKLRDILFDETDDLHELGIEELSAKLKAYTGDAFFDNRTIKRDLEILDETDFEIVRNTGRYGKIYFSHQTRLFETYQLRLIIDAILSAKFITTNEKEKLIQKVKKLTSRHIAKTLPEPILFSQSANMDYELVKLNIDCVHRAISESKVLTYKYGKFNVKKQFEFHRNAEWYHVEPYALIWQNDYYYLIGLFQETGELRHYRLDRIRDIEMSDQSFRKKNFNLQEYVDQSFHMFAGEEMWMKIRFHNDLVNVVLDRFGQDADIRELDDDHFVLSSKVKLSDGLVNWILTWGHKAKVLSPDHLVDRMREKVQQMYDVYME from the coding sequence ATGGAGCGGGGGAGCAATTATCGATTATTAAAATTACGGGATATCTTATTTGATGAAACGGATGATCTGCATGAACTTGGCATTGAGGAATTAAGTGCAAAACTTAAAGCTTATACTGGTGATGCATTTTTCGATAATCGAACCATTAAACGCGATCTGGAGATATTGGATGAAACAGATTTTGAAATCGTCCGCAACACAGGAAGATATGGAAAGATATACTTCAGCCATCAGACCAGGCTGTTCGAGACGTATCAGCTTAGATTGATCATTGATGCAATTTTGTCGGCCAAATTCATTACGACAAATGAGAAGGAAAAGCTGATTCAAAAGGTTAAAAAACTGACAAGCAGGCATATTGCCAAGACATTGCCGGAACCAATTTTGTTCAGTCAGTCGGCAAACATGGATTACGAATTGGTGAAATTGAATATTGACTGTGTGCACAGGGCAATTTCGGAAAGTAAAGTTCTTACATATAAATACGGCAAATTCAATGTAAAGAAGCAGTTTGAATTTCATCGCAATGCGGAGTGGTACCATGTCGAGCCGTATGCATTAATCTGGCAGAACGACTATTATTATTTGATTGGTTTGTTCCAGGAGACCGGTGAACTGCGCCATTACCGGCTTGACCGGATTCGGGATATTGAGATGAGCGATCAGTCATTCAGGAAAAAGAATTTTAACCTGCAGGAATATGTTGATCAAAGCTTTCATATGTTCGCAGGTGAAGAAATGTGGATGAAGATCCGTTTCCATAATGACCTTGTAAACGTTGTTCTGGACAGGTTTGGACAAGATGCAGATATCAGGGAACTGGATGACGACCATTTTGTGCTTTCCTCCAAAGTGAAACTGTCTGATGGTCTGGTCAATTGGATACTGACATGGGGACATAAAGCAAAAGTATTGTCTCCGGATCATCTTGTTGACCGAATGCGGGAAAAAGTTCAGCAAATGTATGATGTTTATATGGAATAA
- a CDS encoding ABC-F family ATP-binding cassette domain-containing protein has translation MITVNNVSLRYGDKKLFEDVNLKFTPGNCYGLIGANGAGKSTFLKILSGEVEAQSGNVSLSTGERMAVLKQDHFAYEEYEVLETVLMGHERLYEVKQEKDAIYMKADFSEEDGMRAAELEGEFAEMNGWEAESDAAVLLKGLGIDESLHSKKMAEITGDQKVKVLLAQALFGNPDILLLDEPTNGLDIHAIQWLEEFLINFENTVIVVSHDRHFLNKVCTHIADVDYGKIQIYIGNYDFWYESSQLATKMAQEANKKKEEKIKELQAFIARFSANASKSKQATSRKKLLDSITLDDIKPSSRRYPYISFTPDREIGNDLLRVEGLTKTIGGEKVLDNVSFTMNKDDKIAFIGKNEIAKTTLFKIIMGEMEPDAGTYKWGVTTSQSYFPKDNAAYFEGSEPTLVEWLRQYSPEDETETFLRGFLGRMLFSGEEALKKPSVLSGGEKVRCMLSKMMLSGSNVLILDEPTNHLDLESITALNNGLVKFKGSILFTSHDHQFIQSIANRLIELTPNGVIDKEMSYDEYIADNDLQKKVEAMYAV, from the coding sequence ATGATTACTGTTAATAATGTAAGTTTACGTTATGGAGATAAAAAGTTATTTGAAGATGTTAATCTGAAGTTCACTCCAGGGAACTGTTATGGATTGATTGGTGCAAATGGTGCAGGCAAATCAACATTTTTAAAAATACTTTCCGGAGAAGTCGAAGCCCAATCCGGGAATGTTTCCTTGTCCACCGGTGAGCGAATGGCAGTCCTGAAACAGGATCACTTCGCCTATGAGGAATATGAGGTACTGGAAACTGTTCTGATGGGACATGAACGGTTATATGAAGTGAAGCAGGAAAAAGACGCAATCTACATGAAGGCTGACTTTTCCGAGGAAGATGGCATGCGTGCTGCGGAACTGGAAGGCGAATTCGCGGAAATGAACGGCTGGGAAGCAGAATCAGATGCAGCTGTCCTTTTGAAAGGACTTGGCATTGATGAGTCCCTGCATTCCAAGAAAATGGCTGAAATTACCGGTGATCAAAAGGTAAAAGTTCTTTTGGCACAAGCGCTGTTCGGCAATCCGGACATTCTGCTGCTGGACGAACCGACAAACGGCTTGGACATCCATGCCATTCAGTGGCTGGAAGAATTTCTGATAAACTTTGAAAACACGGTTATTGTCGTCTCACACGATCGCCATTTCTTGAACAAAGTGTGCACACACATTGCAGATGTGGATTACGGTAAAATCCAAATCTATATCGGCAATTATGACTTCTGGTATGAATCCAGTCAGCTGGCAACAAAAATGGCCCAGGAAGCGAACAAGAAAAAAGAAGAGAAAATCAAAGAACTGCAAGCTTTTATTGCCAGGTTCAGCGCAAATGCATCAAAGTCCAAACAGGCAACATCACGTAAGAAACTATTGGACAGCATTACACTGGATGACATTAAACCATCTTCACGGCGCTATCCATACATTTCCTTTACACCGGATCGTGAAATCGGAAATGATCTGCTGCGTGTTGAAGGATTAACGAAAACAATTGGCGGGGAAAAAGTTTTGGATAATGTCAGTTTTACGATGAATAAAGACGATAAAATTGCCTTCATCGGAAAAAACGAAATTGCCAAGACAACACTTTTCAAAATTATTATGGGAGAAATGGAACCTGATGCAGGAACCTATAAATGGGGTGTTACAACATCACAGTCCTATTTCCCTAAAGATAATGCCGCATATTTTGAAGGCAGCGAACCTACTTTGGTTGAGTGGCTGCGTCAATATTCGCCGGAAGATGAAACCGAGACATTCTTGCGCGGATTCCTTGGGCGCATGCTTTTCTCCGGTGAAGAGGCACTAAAAAAGCCAAGTGTCCTTTCCGGTGGGGAAAAAGTTCGCTGTATGCTGAGCAAAATGATGCTTTCAGGTTCGAATGTACTGATTTTGGATGAACCGACAAACCATCTGGATTTGGAGTCCATTACAGCATTAAATAATGGACTGGTTAAATTTAAAGGATCCATCCTCTTCACATCACATGACCATCAATTCATTCAAAGTATCGCAAACCGCCTGATTGAATTGACCCCGAACGGCGTGATTGATAAGGAAATGAGTTATGACGAATATATTGCCGATAATGATTTACAAAAGAAAGTAGAAGCAATGTACGCGGTCTAA
- a CDS encoding ABC transporter ATP-binding protein, translating into MSHSNEKLLEIKNLKKHFKVGRKEILKAVDGISFDIYKGETFGLVGESGCGKSTAGRTILRLYNATEGEVNFEGVNVHGKKSKKDLKAFNRKMQMIFQDPYASLNPRMTVMEIIAEGIDIHNLAKNKQERQKRVYELLETVGLNQEHANRYPHEFSGGQRQRIGVARALAVDPDFIIADEPISALDVSIQAQVVNLMQKLQKERGLTYLFIAHDLSMVKHISDRVGVMYLGNMAEVASSDDIYDEPLHPYTQALLSAIPLPDPQVERSRERIVIEGDVPSPIAPPSGCRFRTRCPHAMDICSKVEPEWQEYKKDHFVACHLYNDKYNEEYKERQLQTQN; encoded by the coding sequence TTGTCACATTCAAATGAAAAACTGCTGGAAATTAAAAATTTGAAAAAACACTTTAAAGTCGGCAGAAAAGAAATTTTGAAGGCTGTCGATGGCATAAGTTTTGATATATATAAAGGTGAAACATTTGGACTTGTTGGCGAATCCGGCTGTGGTAAATCAACCGCGGGACGGACGATTCTAAGATTGTATAATGCAACAGAAGGTGAAGTGAACTTTGAAGGTGTCAATGTTCACGGAAAAAAATCCAAAAAAGACTTAAAAGCTTTTAACCGTAAAATGCAGATGATTTTCCAGGATCCGTATGCATCGCTAAACCCGCGTATGACGGTTATGGAAATTATTGCAGAAGGTATTGATATTCATAATCTGGCAAAAAATAAACAGGAACGCCAAAAAAGGGTTTATGAACTGCTGGAAACAGTTGGGTTAAACCAGGAACACGCAAACCGTTATCCACATGAATTTAGTGGTGGACAGCGTCAGCGTATCGGGGTTGCCCGCGCATTGGCGGTGGATCCGGATTTCATTATCGCGGATGAGCCAATTTCTGCACTTGACGTATCCATCCAGGCACAGGTTGTAAACTTGATGCAAAAGCTGCAGAAGGAACGCGGACTGACTTATTTATTTATTGCCCACGATTTGTCGATGGTTAAACATATTAGTGATCGTGTCGGTGTTATGTACCTTGGTAATATGGCGGAAGTGGCAAGCAGTGATGATATTTACGATGAACCGCTTCACCCGTATACACAGGCATTGCTCTCAGCGATTCCGCTGCCTGATCCGCAAGTGGAACGTTCCCGTGAACGAATTGTAATCGAGGGGGATGTGCCGAGTCCGATTGCACCTCCAAGCGGTTGCCGATTCCGGACACGGTGTCCGCATGCGATGGATATTTGTTCCAAAGTGGAGCCGGAGTGGCAGGAATATAAGAAGGATCATTTTGTTGCATGTCATCTTTATAATGATAAGTACAATGAAGAATATAAAGAAAGACAATTGCAGACACAGAATTAA